The following proteins come from a genomic window of Denitromonas sp.:
- a CDS encoding NAD kinase, whose product MKPDFKTVALIGKYQSPDVAAAVLQIGGFLRERGLHVLIEQGTASSTRLGSGFAVATYDEIGAGADLAVVLGGDGTMLNAARRLAEYGVPLVGVNEGRLGFLTDIARDKMETGLGAILEGEGVEAPRFMLDVVVQRGERSVFHTVALNDVVVNKGDIGRMIEFDVRIDNEFVYTQRSDGMIVSTPTGSTAYALSANGPILHPDVVGIALVPLCPHTLTARPITLPDSCTIDIVLLAPHDARVHFDGQERFDARAGDAIRITRSPHHIRLIHPPGYSYFAMLREKLHWSASPRTP is encoded by the coding sequence ATGAAACCTGATTTCAAGACGGTCGCTCTGATCGGCAAATACCAAAGCCCTGACGTGGCGGCCGCCGTGCTGCAGATTGGCGGTTTCCTGCGCGAGCGCGGGCTGCATGTATTGATCGAGCAGGGCACGGCGAGTTCCACCCGTCTGGGGTCGGGTTTTGCCGTGGCCACCTATGACGAGATCGGTGCCGGCGCTGATCTGGCCGTCGTGCTCGGAGGCGACGGGACCATGCTCAACGCCGCGCGGCGGCTGGCCGAATACGGTGTGCCGCTGGTGGGCGTCAATGAGGGCCGGCTCGGCTTCCTGACCGACATCGCGCGCGACAAGATGGAAACCGGCCTCGGTGCCATTCTCGAGGGCGAGGGCGTCGAGGCGCCGCGCTTCATGCTCGATGTGGTGGTCCAGCGCGGCGAGCGCAGTGTTTTCCACACCGTCGCACTCAACGACGTGGTGGTCAACAAGGGCGATATCGGGCGGATGATCGAGTTCGACGTGCGCATCGACAATGAATTTGTCTACACCCAGCGCTCGGACGGCATGATTGTCTCCACGCCCACCGGCTCGACCGCCTACGCGCTGTCAGCCAACGGCCCGATCCTGCACCCGGACGTGGTCGGCATTGCGCTGGTGCCGCTGTGTCCGCACACGCTCACAGCGCGGCCGATCACGCTGCCCGACAGCTGCACCATCGATATCGTCCTGCTCGCACCGCACGATGCGCGGGTGCACTTCGATGGCCAGGAACGTTTCGATGCGCGTGCCGGCGACGCCATCCGCATCACCCGCTCACCGCACCATATCCGGCTGATCCACCCGCCGGGCTACAGCTATTTCGCCATGTTGCGCGAGAAGCTCCACTGGAGCGCGTCTCCGCGCACTCCCTGA
- the trxC gene encoding thioredoxin TrxC, with the protein MSPTMQVVCPHCQAVNRIPAERLPDGPQCGRCKRPLIDGQPLAVDTTAFERHLANDTRPLVVDFWAPWCAPCRSMAPTFEAAAAELAPEVRLMKVNTEEAQALAARYNIRSIPTLIAFRDGREVARISGAMDASRLVAWVRANT; encoded by the coding sequence ATGTCCCCCACCATGCAAGTCGTCTGCCCCCACTGCCAGGCTGTCAACCGCATTCCCGCCGAGCGCCTGCCCGACGGGCCGCAATGCGGCCGCTGCAAGCGGCCGCTGATCGACGGTCAGCCGCTAGCGGTCGACACCACCGCCTTCGAGCGCCATCTGGCCAACGACACCCGGCCGCTGGTGGTGGATTTCTGGGCGCCGTGGTGCGCCCCGTGCCGCTCGATGGCGCCGACCTTCGAGGCGGCGGCGGCCGAACTGGCGCCGGAGGTGCGCCTGATGAAGGTCAATACCGAAGAGGCGCAGGCGCTGGCCGCCCGCTACAACATCCGCAGCATTCCGACCCTGATCGCCTTCCGCGACGGTCGCGAGGTGGCCCGTATCAGCGGGGCGATGGATGCGTCGCGACTGGTCGCTTGGGTGCGCGCGAATACCTGA
- a CDS encoding outer membrane protein assembly factor BamE, producing the protein MAAALLIAGCSVTDYLRPYRIDVRQGNYVTQEMVSNLKKGMTRDQVRFALGTPLLTDAFHADRWDYVYRFAPGKGEPEQRVLTLYFDGDQLARVEGDVVAGDPDAKPAVAENRIRSVVLSGPEATPDAAAASSGEAKQ; encoded by the coding sequence ATGGCGGCCGCGCTGTTGATCGCTGGCTGCAGCGTGACGGACTATCTCCGCCCATATCGCATCGACGTGCGCCAGGGGAACTACGTGACTCAGGAGATGGTGTCGAACCTGAAAAAGGGCATGACCCGCGATCAGGTGCGCTTTGCGCTGGGCACACCGCTGCTCACCGATGCCTTTCACGCCGATCGCTGGGACTATGTGTACCGTTTCGCGCCAGGCAAGGGCGAGCCGGAACAGCGCGTGCTGACGCTGTACTTTGACGGGGACCAGCTCGCGCGGGTCGAGGGCGATGTCGTGGCCGGCGATCCGGATGCCAAGCCCGCCGTGGCCGAGAACCGGATCCGCAGCGTGGTGCTGAGCGGCCCCGAAGCCACGCCGGATGCGGCCGCTGCATCGTCCGGGGAGGCAAAGCAGTGA
- a CDS encoding response regulator, with protein MTHPAFLALLEEHFSLRSGETVEACLSRQGFAGEQLARLAAFMRACERNCTEASGRLAAAEERLALALRHTDMGLWEWDLQTDRVDVDANWQYMLGLPEDVANGEFEALHARMNPDDVATFKDALRAHLCGSERYFNVAFRAQAGDGSWRWVQARGRAYDRGEDGRWRRMLGTYRDVTQERIDEQALREARDAAEGANRAKSEFLANMSHEIRTPMNGIIGMTELALDTPLDSEQREYLNNVKASGDALLTILNDILDFSKIEAGKMGLEAIEFSIRSVVSDTAKTLALRAHQQGLELIYEVDPAVPAVLKGDPGRIRQILLNLVGNALKFTPRGQVQIHVSRAGAMLAVTVKDSGIGIPANKLTSIFEAFSQADSSTTRKFGGTGLGLAICQRLVALMGGELSAQSVEGEGSEFRFTMCLPEVAAATAPDGRLLRGRRVLIADRNAFAGQMLGRVVAQWGARGVVVGDGEAMAAELQKAAESGVPFDFVMIDAGMAAPGGFALAERMKGETAWLDRIVMMLTTHTQRHDLARCKELGLSSRLVKPFSTDEVHEVLASALAGQGAVDDALFEFDPELTLTQLSHGRDDSRDILLVEDNPVNQAVATKMLEKAGHRVVVAGNGQEAIEQLEQRQFDLVLMDVQMPVMGGIEATQAIRAREARRSWAMAGQWKAMPIIAMTAHAMAGDRERCLEAGMDDYVTKPIKPADLFAAIARTTGDGGLDAVDPDMSLLDMATRSDGRNVMDLDQTRQLLDGDDAALRQLVDIFFNDFSASLQKLKTSAGAGDLSALAAIAHTVKGSVGVFNAMPSLDAAAAVEHAAREGDLDGARKALPALLDALNELGSALRRSVLAR; from the coding sequence GTGACGCATCCTGCTTTTCTGGCGCTTCTTGAAGAACATTTTTCCCTGCGTTCGGGAGAGACCGTCGAGGCCTGCCTGAGCCGGCAGGGATTTGCCGGCGAACAGCTGGCGCGTCTGGCAGCGTTCATGCGTGCCTGCGAGCGCAACTGCACCGAAGCCAGCGGGCGCCTGGCCGCCGCCGAGGAACGACTGGCGCTGGCGCTGCGCCATACCGACATGGGTTTGTGGGAATGGGATCTGCAAACCGACCGGGTCGATGTCGACGCCAACTGGCAATACATGCTGGGCCTGCCGGAGGATGTGGCGAACGGCGAGTTCGAGGCGCTCCATGCGCGCATGAACCCCGACGATGTCGCCACCTTCAAGGACGCGCTGCGCGCCCATCTTTGCGGCAGCGAGCGCTACTTCAACGTGGCTTTCCGGGCGCAGGCCGGCGATGGCAGCTGGCGCTGGGTGCAGGCGCGCGGGCGAGCCTATGACCGTGGCGAGGATGGCCGCTGGCGGCGCATGCTGGGCACCTATCGCGACGTGACGCAGGAGCGCATCGACGAGCAGGCCTTGCGCGAAGCGCGCGACGCGGCCGAAGGGGCCAATCGCGCCAAGAGCGAGTTCCTGGCCAACATGAGCCATGAGATCCGCACGCCGATGAACGGCATCATCGGCATGACCGAACTGGCGCTCGACACGCCTCTCGACAGCGAGCAGCGCGAGTACCTGAACAACGTCAAGGCCTCGGGCGACGCCTTGCTCACCATCCTGAACGATATTCTCGACTTCTCGAAGATCGAGGCCGGCAAGATGGGCCTGGAGGCGATCGAGTTCTCGATTCGCTCGGTGGTCTCGGACACCGCCAAGACGCTCGCGCTGCGGGCGCACCAGCAGGGGCTCGAGCTGATCTACGAAGTTGACCCGGCGGTGCCCGCCGTGCTCAAGGGCGACCCCGGCCGGATTCGGCAGATTCTCCTCAATCTGGTTGGCAACGCGCTCAAGTTCACGCCCCGTGGCCAGGTGCAGATCCATGTCTCCCGCGCCGGCGCGATGCTGGCGGTGACGGTCAAGGATTCGGGGATCGGTATTCCCGCCAACAAACTGACCTCCATCTTCGAGGCGTTCTCGCAGGCGGATAGCTCGACCACGCGGAAGTTCGGAGGCACCGGGCTCGGCCTGGCCATCTGCCAGCGCCTGGTCGCCCTGATGGGGGGCGAGCTGAGCGCGCAGAGCGTGGAGGGCGAGGGCAGCGAGTTCCGCTTCACCATGTGCTTGCCCGAAGTCGCTGCCGCCACCGCGCCCGATGGCCGCCTGCTGCGCGGGCGCCGCGTGCTGATTGCCGACCGCAATGCGTTTGCCGGCCAGATGCTCGGTCGCGTGGTCGCCCAATGGGGGGCGCGTGGTGTGGTGGTCGGCGATGGCGAGGCCATGGCCGCCGAACTGCAGAAGGCGGCCGAGTCGGGGGTGCCGTTCGATTTCGTGATGATCGATGCCGGCATGGCGGCGCCAGGAGGCTTTGCGCTGGCCGAGCGGATGAAGGGTGAAACTGCCTGGCTCGACCGCATCGTGATGATGCTCACCACGCATACCCAGCGCCACGATCTGGCGCGCTGCAAGGAGCTTGGCCTGAGCTCACGCCTGGTCAAGCCTTTTTCGACCGACGAGGTGCACGAGGTGCTGGCGTCGGCGCTGGCGGGCCAGGGCGCGGTGGATGACGCGTTGTTCGAGTTCGATCCCGAGCTGACGCTGACCCAGCTCAGCCATGGCCGCGACGACAGCCGCGACATCTTGCTGGTGGAAGACAACCCGGTCAACCAGGCGGTGGCGACCAAGATGCTGGAGAAGGCCGGGCACCGGGTGGTGGTGGCGGGCAATGGTCAGGAGGCCATCGAGCAACTCGAACAGCGCCAGTTCGATCTGGTGCTGATGGATGTGCAGATGCCGGTGATGGGGGGGATCGAGGCCACGCAGGCGATCCGCGCCCGCGAGGCGCGCCGCAGCTGGGCAATGGCCGGGCAATGGAAGGCGATGCCGATCATCGCCATGACCGCCCACGCCATGGCTGGCGACCGCGAGCGCTGCCTCGAGGCGGGTATGGACGACTATGTCACCAAGCCGATCAAGCCCGCCGACCTGTTCGCGGCGATTGCGCGGACCACCGGTGACGGTGGGCTCGATGCGGTCGATCCGGACATGTCCTTGCTGGACATGGCGACCCGAAGCGACGGACGCAACGTGATGGACCTGGACCAGACGCGCCAGCTGCTCGACGGCGACGATGCCGCGCTCAGGCAACTCGTGGATATCTTTTTCAACGACTTCTCGGCCAGTCTCCAGAAACTCAAGACGTCGGCAGGCGCCGGCGATCTGAGCGCGCTGGCGGCCATCGCGCACACCGTCAAAGGCTCGGTCGGGGTATTCAACGCCATGCCGTCCCTGGACGCCGCGGCGGCCGTCGAGCACGCCGCTCGCGAAGGCGATCTGGACGGCGCGCGCAAGGCCTTGCCGGCATTGCTCGATGCACTCAACGAACTGGGCAGCGCCTTGCGCCGGTCGGTGCTGGCGCGATAG
- the hemH gene encoding ferrochelatase — MARYRPEPTHSHGSVPRTGVLLVNLGSPEAPTAAAVRPYLKQFLSDPRVVEIPRLAWWPILNLIILNTRPAKSAEKYASIWTDEGSPLRIHTERQAKLLAGFLTEAGHRDWQVDWAMRYGKPSIPERLDALREAGCDRILVVPLYPQYAGSTVGSVMDEVASSVHAWRNLPELRFIRSYHDDPGYIAALAASVNDHWAKNGQAERLILSFHGVPRFTLDKGDPYHCECHKTARLLADALEIAPERVMLTFQSRFGKAEWLKPYTQPTLEALPKQGIRSVDVMCPGFASDCLETLEEIAMECKDAFLTHGGERFHYIPCLNTRDDWMHALTALVLRHAGHWIEADPRRSAADRQIGKARAVALGADKGSPAK; from the coding sequence ATGGCCCGTTATCGGCCCGAGCCGACCCATTCCCATGGCAGCGTGCCGCGCACCGGCGTCCTGCTGGTCAATCTCGGCTCGCCCGAGGCGCCCACGGCGGCGGCCGTACGGCCCTACCTCAAGCAGTTCCTGTCCGACCCGCGCGTGGTCGAGATCCCGCGCCTGGCCTGGTGGCCGATCCTCAACCTGATCATCCTCAACACCCGGCCGGCCAAGTCGGCCGAAAAATACGCCTCGATCTGGACCGATGAAGGCTCGCCGCTGCGCATCCACACCGAACGCCAGGCCAAGCTGCTGGCCGGTTTCCTGACCGAGGCCGGCCATCGCGACTGGCAGGTCGACTGGGCCATGCGCTATGGCAAGCCGTCGATTCCCGAGCGGCTCGACGCGCTGCGCGAGGCCGGCTGCGACCGCATCCTCGTCGTGCCGCTGTACCCGCAGTACGCCGGCAGCACCGTCGGCAGCGTCATGGACGAGGTCGCCAGCAGCGTCCACGCCTGGCGCAACCTGCCCGAGCTGCGCTTTATCCGCAGCTATCATGACGACCCCGGCTACATCGCTGCACTGGCCGCCAGCGTGAACGACCACTGGGCAAAAAACGGCCAGGCCGAGCGACTGATCCTCAGCTTTCACGGCGTGCCGCGTTTCACGCTCGACAAGGGCGACCCCTACCACTGCGAATGCCACAAGACCGCCCGCCTGCTGGCCGACGCGCTGGAGATCGCGCCCGAGCGGGTGATGCTCACCTTCCAGTCGCGCTTCGGTAAGGCCGAATGGCTCAAGCCCTACACCCAGCCGACGCTCGAGGCGCTGCCCAAGCAAGGCATCCGCTCGGTCGACGTGATGTGCCCGGGCTTCGCGTCCGACTGCCTCGAAACCCTGGAGGAGATCGCCATGGAATGCAAGGACGCCTTCCTGACCCATGGCGGCGAGCGCTTCCACTACATCCCCTGCCTGAACACCCGCGATGACTGGATGCATGCCCTGACCGCACTGGTGCTGCGCCACGCCGGTCACTGGATCGAGGCCGACCCGCGCCGCAGCGCCGCCGACCGGCAGATCGGCAAGGCCCGCGCCGTGGCGCTGGGCGCCGACAAGGGCTCGCCGGCAAAATGA
- the hrcA gene encoding heat-inducible transcriptional repressor HrcA, producing MAELDERSRILLKTLIERYIADGQPIGSRALSKQSGLELSPATIRNVMSDLEEAGFISSPHTSAGRIPTSRGYRLFVDNLLTVQPMHKAQLLELKELLQPDQPQRLISAASNLLSQLTHFAGVVVAPRREAVRIRQIEFVSLSDTRILLIIVTTRGDVQNRILLTQRKYSPSELVTAANYLNQQYAGLDFDDIRGRLKAELKQLHSDMSELMTAAVDVGSKAVEESSQYILSGETNLLDVEDLSSNMVRLRELFKLFDQKTGLLQLLDVSNRAEGVQIFIGGESGLAPLDECSVITAPYEVDGQVVGSLGVIGPTRMAYERVIPIVDITARLLSSALSSNN from the coding sequence ATGGCTGAACTCGACGAACGCTCAAGAATCCTGCTCAAGACGCTGATCGAACGCTATATCGCGGATGGTCAGCCGATCGGATCACGCGCGCTGTCAAAGCAATCGGGCCTGGAGCTGTCGCCGGCCACGATCCGCAACGTCATGTCGGATCTGGAAGAGGCCGGCTTCATCTCCAGCCCGCACACCTCGGCCGGCCGCATCCCGACCTCGCGCGGCTACCGCCTGTTCGTCGACAACCTGCTCACCGTGCAGCCGATGCACAAGGCGCAACTGCTCGAACTCAAGGAACTCCTGCAACCCGACCAGCCGCAACGGCTGATCAGCGCAGCCTCCAACCTGCTCTCCCAGCTGACCCACTTCGCCGGCGTGGTGGTGGCGCCGCGGCGCGAGGCGGTCCGCATCCGCCAGATCGAGTTCGTCTCGCTGTCGGACACCCGCATCCTGCTGATCATCGTCACCACCCGCGGCGACGTGCAGAACCGCATCCTGCTCACCCAGCGCAAGTATTCGCCCTCCGAGCTGGTCACGGCGGCCAACTACCTCAACCAGCAATACGCCGGGCTGGACTTCGACGACATCCGCGGCCGCCTCAAGGCCGAGCTCAAGCAGCTGCACTCCGACATGTCGGAACTGATGACCGCCGCGGTGGATGTCGGCTCCAAGGCGGTCGAGGAGTCCTCGCAGTACATCCTGTCGGGCGAGACCAACCTGCTCGACGTCGAAGACCTGTCGTCCAACATGGTGCGGCTGCGCGAGCTGTTCAAGCTGTTCGACCAGAAAACCGGCCTGCTGCAACTGCTCGATGTCTCGAACCGCGCCGAAGGCGTGCAGATCTTCATTGGCGGCGAGTCGGGCCTGGCGCCGCTCGACGAATGCAGCGTCATCACCGCCCCCTACGAGGTCGATGGCCAGGTGGTCGGCTCGCTCGGCGTCATCGGCCCGACCCGCATGGCCTACGAACGGGTCATCCCCATCGTCGACATCACCGCCCGCCTGCTCTCGAGCGCGCTGTCCTCGAACAACTAA
- a CDS encoding phage holin family protein produces the protein MNVTLIARWALNAVALMLVPELVDGLAVTSYTTALISALLLGLVNALIRPVLILITLPITVLTLGIFTLVINGLLFWLVSGLVAGLQVPDFSTAFWGALVYSLLTWVVSIALSDGRNDTRITVTRWPPDGRR, from the coding sequence ATGAATGTCACGCTGATTGCCCGCTGGGCGCTCAACGCCGTGGCCCTGATGCTGGTGCCCGAACTGGTCGACGGGCTGGCGGTCACCTCGTACACCACCGCACTGATCAGCGCCTTGCTACTCGGCCTGGTCAATGCCCTGATCCGCCCGGTGCTGATCCTCATCACCCTGCCGATCACCGTGCTGACCCTGGGCATTTTCACCCTGGTCATCAACGGCTTGCTGTTCTGGCTGGTCTCCGGACTGGTCGCCGGCTTGCAGGTGCCGGACTTTTCGACCGCGTTCTGGGGCGCGCTGGTCTACAGCCTGCTCACCTGGGTGGTCAGCATCGCCCTGTCGGACGGGCGCAACGACACCCGCATCACCGTGACGCGCTGGCCGCCGGACGGGCGCCGCTAA
- the dapB gene encoding 4-hydroxy-tetrahydrodipicolinate reductase, which produces MSAEKAIKVAVAGGSGRMGRMLIEAVQQADDLVLAAVFDRAGSPFIGRDAGELVAQPCGVRITDDAGAAIAAADCVIDFTLPEGSLAHLELARQHGKAMVIGTTGFNADQKREIQRAAETIPVVFAPNMAVGVNAVFKLLEVAARILDQGYDIEVIEAHHRLKVDAPSGTALRMGEIVASELGRDLEQCAIYGREGVTGKRKDETIGFSTIRGGDVVGDHTVLFAGIGERIEITHKSGSRMPYALGALRGARFLAGRRQGLFDMQDVLGLR; this is translated from the coding sequence GTGAGCGCGGAAAAAGCCATCAAGGTCGCCGTTGCCGGTGGCAGCGGCCGCATGGGGCGGATGCTGATCGAAGCGGTCCAGCAGGCCGACGATCTGGTCCTGGCCGCGGTGTTCGACCGGGCGGGCAGCCCCTTCATCGGGCGCGACGCTGGCGAGCTGGTGGCCCAGCCTTGCGGCGTGCGCATCACCGACGATGCCGGCGCAGCGATCGCGGCGGCCGATTGCGTCATCGACTTTACCCTGCCCGAAGGCTCGCTCGCCCACCTCGAGCTGGCCCGCCAGCATGGCAAGGCCATGGTGATCGGCACCACCGGTTTCAATGCCGACCAGAAGCGCGAGATCCAGCGCGCCGCGGAAACCATTCCGGTGGTGTTTGCGCCCAACATGGCGGTGGGGGTCAATGCGGTGTTCAAGTTGCTCGAAGTGGCAGCACGGATCCTCGACCAGGGCTACGACATCGAAGTGATCGAGGCGCACCACCGGCTGAAAGTCGATGCGCCGTCGGGCACCGCCCTGCGCATGGGCGAGATCGTCGCCAGCGAACTGGGGCGTGATCTCGAGCAATGCGCCATATACGGCCGCGAGGGCGTCACCGGCAAGCGCAAGGACGAAACCATCGGCTTCTCGACCATCCGCGGTGGCGACGTCGTGGGCGACCACACGGTGCTGTTCGCAGGTATCGGCGAGCGGATCGAGATTACCCACAAATCGGGCAGTCGCATGCCGTACGCGCTGGGGGCGTTGCGCGGTGCGCGGTTCCTCGCCGGGCGCCGGCAAGGGCTGTTCGACATGCAGGACGTCCTTGGCCTGCGCTGA
- a CDS encoding TMEM165/GDT1 family protein — protein sequence METFLTATALVAVAEIGDKTQLLSFMLAARLKHRAAIIWGIFIATLLNHALAAAAGAWVAQWLPGDWLKWTLAGSFLAFGLWALRPDTLDEDTATPPAQTAWRIFLIALVAFFLAEIGDKTQFATVALGARFDALSWVVVGTTLGMMIANVPAVMVGERLAERLPGHIMRRVAAAGFILTAAITAIN from the coding sequence TTGGAAACCTTCCTGACGGCGACCGCCCTGGTCGCCGTCGCCGAAATCGGCGACAAGACCCAGCTGCTGTCCTTCATGCTGGCCGCGCGCCTGAAGCATCGCGCCGCCATCATCTGGGGGATTTTCATCGCCACCCTGCTCAACCACGCGCTGGCCGCCGCGGCCGGGGCGTGGGTGGCGCAGTGGCTGCCCGGCGACTGGCTCAAATGGACGCTGGCCGGCAGCTTTCTCGCCTTCGGCCTGTGGGCGCTGCGCCCCGACACCCTCGATGAGGACACGGCCACCCCACCGGCACAGACGGCCTGGCGCATCTTCCTGATTGCGCTGGTGGCCTTCTTCCTGGCCGAGATCGGCGACAAGACCCAGTTCGCCACCGTGGCCCTGGGCGCACGCTTTGACGCGCTGAGCTGGGTGGTGGTCGGCACCACGCTGGGGATGATGATCGCCAACGTGCCCGCAGTGATGGTCGGCGAACGGCTGGCCGAGCGCCTGCCCGGTCACATCATGCGCCGGGTTGCCGCGGCCGGCTTCATCCTCACCGCGGCCATCACCGCCATCAACTGA
- the fur gene encoding ferric iron uptake transcriptional regulator — protein sequence MPSNTQSLKSMGLKATFPRLKILELFQHTDQRHLTAEDVYRLLMNDDMDIGLATVYRVLTQFEQAGLLERHHFESGKAVFELNEGAHHDHLVCLECGAVEEFFDPEIEKRQLAIAKERGFAVKEHALYLYVECLRKDCANRNSNDDK from the coding sequence ATGCCATCAAATACGCAAAGCCTCAAGAGCATGGGTCTGAAAGCCACCTTCCCGCGGCTGAAGATCCTCGAACTGTTCCAACACACCGACCAGCGCCACCTGACGGCCGAGGACGTGTATCGCCTGTTGATGAACGACGACATGGACATTGGCCTGGCCACCGTCTATCGCGTGCTGACCCAGTTCGAACAGGCCGGCCTGCTCGAGCGTCATCACTTCGAGTCGGGCAAGGCGGTCTTCGAACTCAACGAAGGCGCCCATCACGACCATCTGGTGTGCCTCGAATGCGGTGCGGTGGAAGAGTTCTTTGACCCCGAGATCGAAAAACGCCAGCTCGCCATTGCCAAGGAGCGCGGCTTTGCGGTCAAGGAGCACGCCTTGTACCTCTACGTCGAGTGCCTGCGCAAGGACTGCGCCAACCGCAACAGCAACGACGACAAGTAA
- a CDS encoding AP2/ERF family transcription factor: MSQSSVYGISRVDNEASRTHGWLVTIQRRGVIYRKHFSDGVFSGKRKAFAAAKTYRDEVIAAHPPLSMQEYSSIRKKNNRSGVVGVCRYCASETRDLPEDKQRWFWVASWPLPDGRRKRVKFSVNKYGEEGAFKLALEARNEALNKLNGDFDPGAVRRRPARKVAPRNGADKSARL; the protein is encoded by the coding sequence GTGAGCCAAAGCAGTGTGTATGGCATCAGCCGCGTCGACAACGAAGCGAGCCGCACCCATGGGTGGCTGGTCACGATCCAGCGCCGGGGAGTCATCTATCGCAAGCATTTCAGCGACGGGGTGTTCAGTGGCAAGCGCAAGGCGTTTGCCGCCGCCAAGACCTATCGCGACGAAGTGATTGCGGCGCATCCGCCGCTGTCGATGCAGGAGTATTCGTCTATCCGAAAAAAGAACAACCGTTCTGGTGTGGTCGGTGTGTGCCGCTATTGCGCCTCGGAGACCCGTGACCTGCCCGAAGACAAGCAGCGCTGGTTCTGGGTGGCCTCGTGGCCGCTGCCGGACGGCCGCCGCAAGCGGGTGAAGTTTTCGGTGAACAAGTACGGCGAGGAGGGGGCTTTCAAGCTCGCGCTGGAGGCGCGCAACGAGGCCCTGAACAAGCTCAACGGCGATTTCGATCCCGGTGCCGTGCGTCGCCGCCCGGCACGCAAGGTGGCGCCACGCAACGGCGCCGACAAATCCGCGCGGCTGTAG